A stretch of the Mycobacterium sp. ITM-2016-00317 genome encodes the following:
- the crp gene encoding cAMP-activated global transcriptional regulator CRP: MDEILARAGIFQGVEPSAVSALTKQLQPVDFPRGHTVFAEGEPGDRLYIIISGKVKIGRRSPDGRENLLTIMGPSDMFGELSIFDPGPRTSSATTITEVRAVSMDREALRAWIADRPEIAEQLLRVLARRLRRTNNNLADLIFTDVPGRVAKQLLQLAQRFGTQEGGALRVTHDLTQEEIAQLVGASRETVNKALADFAHRGWIRLEGKSVLISDSERLARRAR, translated from the coding sequence GTGGACGAGATCCTGGCCAGGGCCGGAATCTTCCAGGGTGTGGAACCCAGCGCCGTTTCCGCGCTGACCAAGCAGTTGCAGCCCGTCGACTTTCCGCGCGGACACACCGTGTTCGCTGAGGGTGAGCCCGGCGACCGCCTGTACATCATCATCTCCGGGAAGGTGAAGATCGGCCGTCGTTCACCGGACGGCCGTGAGAACCTCCTGACGATCATGGGTCCGTCGGACATGTTCGGCGAGCTGTCGATCTTCGATCCGGGTCCCCGGACGTCCAGCGCCACCACCATCACCGAGGTGCGCGCGGTGTCGATGGACCGTGAGGCGCTGCGCGCGTGGATCGCCGACCGCCCCGAGATCGCCGAGCAGTTGCTTCGCGTGCTCGCCCGCCGCCTGCGCCGCACCAACAACAACCTCGCCGACCTGATCTTCACCGACGTGCCCGGCCGTGTGGCCAAGCAGCTGCTGCAGCTCGCGCAGCGCTTCGGCACCCAGGAGGGCGGCGCGCTGCGCGTGACGCACGACCTGACGCAGGAGGAGATCGCCCAGCTCGTCGGCGCGTCCCGCGAGACCGTCAACAAGGCGCTGGCCGACTTCGCCCATCGCGGCTGGATCCGCTTGGAAGGCAAGAGCGTGCTGATCAGCGACTCCGAGCGACTGGCGCGCCGAGCGAGGTAA
- a CDS encoding MBL fold metallo-hydrolase, whose product MEHPAYGLLRPVTDTASVLLCENPGLMTLDGTNTWVLRGPGSDEMVIVDPGPDDKDEHIERLAALGKIALVLISHRHADHTAGIDRLVDLTGAVVRSVGSGFQRGLGGSLTDGEVIDAAGLKITVMATPGHTADSMSFLVDDAVLTADTILGRGTTVIDTEDGDLGDYLESLRRLHGLGPRRVLPGHGPELDDVVSVSRTYLSHREARLDQVRGALRELGDDATARQVVEHVYTDVDEKLWDAAESSVQAQLDYLRR is encoded by the coding sequence GTGGAGCACCCCGCGTACGGCCTGCTGCGACCGGTGACCGACACCGCGTCGGTGCTGCTGTGCGAGAACCCGGGGTTGATGACGCTCGACGGCACCAACACCTGGGTGCTGCGCGGGCCCGGTAGTGACGAGATGGTGATCGTCGACCCCGGTCCCGACGACAAGGACGAGCACATCGAGCGGCTCGCCGCGCTGGGCAAGATCGCCCTGGTGCTCATCAGCCACCGGCACGCCGACCACACCGCCGGCATCGACCGCCTGGTCGACCTGACGGGTGCGGTCGTGCGGTCGGTCGGCAGCGGATTCCAGCGCGGCCTCGGCGGCTCGCTGACCGACGGCGAGGTCATCGACGCGGCCGGCCTGAAGATCACCGTGATGGCCACCCCCGGCCACACCGCCGACTCGATGTCGTTCCTCGTCGACGACGCGGTGCTGACCGCCGACACCATCCTCGGGCGTGGCACCACCGTCATCGACACCGAGGACGGCGACCTGGGCGACTACCTGGAGTCACTGCGGCGGCTGCACGGACTCGGGCCCCGCCGGGTGCTGCCCGGGCACGGTCCCGAACTCGACGACGTGGTCTCGGTCAGCCGGACGTATCTGAGCCACCGGGAGGCGCGCCTCGACCAGGTGCGCGGCGCGTTGCGCGAACTGGGCGACGACGCCACCGCGCGGCAGGTGGTCGAGCACGTGTACACCGACGTCGACGAAAAGCTGTGGGATGCTGCCGAATCCTCGGTGCAGGCGCAGCTGGACTACCTACGGCGCTGA
- a CDS encoding RidA family protein has translation MSDWSARLDELGIALPEVVAPLAAYVPAVRTGNLVYTSGQLPIANGELAATGKVGDEVSAEDAAHLARRCALNALAAVNGLVGIDSVVKVVKVVGFVASASGFTGQPGVINGASELFGEIFGEAGAHARSAVGVAELPRNAPVEVEVIFEVA, from the coding sequence ATGAGTGACTGGTCGGCACGCCTGGATGAGCTCGGTATCGCGCTGCCCGAGGTCGTCGCGCCGCTGGCGGCCTACGTGCCCGCGGTGCGCACCGGCAACCTCGTCTACACCTCGGGGCAGCTGCCCATCGCGAACGGCGAGCTGGCCGCGACCGGCAAGGTCGGGGACGAGGTGTCCGCCGAGGATGCCGCGCACCTGGCGCGCCGCTGCGCGCTCAACGCGTTGGCCGCCGTCAATGGGCTGGTCGGCATCGACTCGGTGGTCAAGGTCGTCAAGGTGGTCGGCTTCGTCGCGTCGGCGTCCGGCTTCACCGGCCAGCCCGGGGTGATCAACGGCGCCTCCGAACTGTTCGGCGAGATCTTCGGCGAGGCCGGCGCGCACGCCCGCTCGGCGGTCGGGGTGGCGGAACTGCCGCGCAACGCGCCGGTGGAAGTGGAAGTGATTTTCGAGGTCGCGTGA
- a CDS encoding DUF4177 domain-containing protein: MSEPTRWEYATVPLLTHATKQILDQWGEDGWELVSVLPGPTGEQHVAYLKRAK; this comes from the coding sequence ATGAGCGAACCGACCCGCTGGGAGTACGCAACCGTCCCGCTGCTGACGCATGCCACGAAACAGATCCTCGACCAATGGGGTGAAGACGGCTGGGAGCTGGTGTCGGTCCTGCCCGGTCCCACCGGTGAGCAGCACGTCGCCTACCTCAAGCGGGCGAAATGA
- a CDS encoding ArsA family ATPase, protein MATTSSATPGGSKHLGWPSRLTEARLHFVTGKGGTGKSTIAAALALALAAGGRKVLLVEVEGRQGIAQLFDVPPLPYEEVKIATAERGGQVNALAIDTEAAFLEYLDMFYNLGLAGRAMRRIGAVEFATTIAPGLRDVLLTGKIKEIVTRNDKSQQRGNATVYDAVVVDSPPTGRIARFLDVTKAVSDLAKGGPVHSQAEGVVKLLHSDLTAVHLVTLLEALPIQETLEAIDELREMGLPIGAVIVNRNIPAYLSPEDLAKAAEGVIDADAVRAGLTAAGITLSDDDFAGLLTETIQHATRIAARNASAEQLAELDVARLDLPTLSDGVDLGSLYELAEELAHQGVR, encoded by the coding sequence GTGGCTACCACATCTTCGGCGACACCCGGCGGCAGCAAGCACCTCGGCTGGCCCTCGCGCCTGACCGAGGCCCGGCTGCACTTCGTCACCGGAAAAGGTGGCACCGGCAAGTCGACGATTGCCGCCGCGCTCGCGCTGGCGCTGGCCGCCGGTGGGCGGAAGGTGTTGCTCGTCGAAGTGGAGGGGCGCCAGGGCATTGCGCAGCTCTTCGACGTGCCGCCGCTGCCCTATGAAGAGGTCAAGATCGCGACCGCCGAGAGGGGCGGACAGGTGAACGCGCTGGCGATCGACACCGAGGCCGCGTTCCTCGAGTACCTGGACATGTTCTACAACCTCGGGCTGGCCGGGCGCGCGATGCGCCGGATCGGCGCGGTCGAGTTCGCGACGACGATCGCACCGGGCCTGCGTGACGTGCTGCTGACCGGGAAGATCAAGGAGATCGTCACCCGCAACGACAAAAGCCAGCAGCGGGGCAATGCCACCGTCTACGACGCGGTCGTGGTGGATTCGCCGCCCACCGGCCGCATCGCGCGGTTCCTCGACGTCACGAAGGCGGTCTCGGACCTCGCCAAGGGCGGGCCGGTGCACTCCCAAGCCGAAGGCGTGGTCAAGCTGCTGCACTCGGACCTGACGGCGGTGCACCTGGTCACGCTGCTGGAGGCGCTGCCCATCCAGGAGACCCTGGAGGCCATCGACGAACTGCGCGAGATGGGTCTGCCGATCGGCGCCGTCATCGTCAACCGCAACATCCCCGCGTACCTGTCGCCGGAGGACCTGGCCAAGGCTGCGGAAGGCGTCATCGACGCCGACGCGGTTCGGGCCGGCCTGACCGCGGCGGGCATCACGCTGTCCGACGACGACTTCGCGGGGCTGCTCACCGAGACGATCCAGCACGCGACCCGCATCGCGGCACGCAACGCGAGCGCCGAGCAGCTCGCCGAGCTCGACGTGGCCCGCCTGGATCTGCCGACGCTGTCCGACGGCGTCGACCTGGGCAGCCTCTACGAACTGGCAGAAGAGCTCGCCCATCAGGGCGTGCGGTGA
- a CDS encoding WhiB family transcriptional regulator — protein sequence MSTVKPAARTTSVDPSGQSILHGAEAEARIAWVSQARCRQTDPDELFVRGAAQRKAAVICRHCPVIAECGADALDNRVEFGVWGGMTERQRRALLKQHPEVVSWADFFAAQRKHRTAG from the coding sequence GTGTCAACAGTCAAGCCTGCGGCTCGTACTACCTCCGTGGACCCATCCGGCCAGTCCATACTTCACGGGGCCGAAGCCGAAGCCCGAATCGCTTGGGTTTCGCAGGCCAGGTGTCGTCAGACGGACCCGGATGAGCTCTTCGTCCGCGGCGCAGCACAGCGCAAAGCGGCAGTCATCTGCCGCCACTGCCCCGTCATCGCCGAGTGCGGCGCGGACGCGTTGGACAACCGCGTCGAGTTCGGCGTCTGGGGCGGCATGACCGAGCGTCAGCGCCGGGCTCTGCTTAAGCAGCATCCCGAGGTGGTCTCCTGGGCCGACTTCTTTGCTGCGCAGCGCAAACACCGCACTGCCGGCTGA
- the ponA2 gene encoding transglycosylase/D,D-transpeptidase PonA2, with protein MPEHPSGRPPRAVTVIKLAWCVLLASVLAAGLMFPLVGGFGLISNRASDVVANGSAQLVEGEVPQVSTMTDSKGNVIAWLYNQRRFQVPSDQIANTMKLAIVSIEDKRFADHNGVDWQGTLTGLSGYLSGNLDTRGGSTIEQQYVKNYQLLVVAQTDAEKRAAIETTPARKLREIRMALTLDKTFTKPEILTRYLNLVSFGNNAFGVQDAAQTYFGINATDLNWQQAALLAGMVQSTSTLNPYTNPEGALARRNVVLDTMIDNLPEYADELRVARQQPLGVLPQPKELPRGCIAAGDRAFFCDYALEYLARAGISKDQVAKGGYMIKTTLDPDVQATVKNAINEYASPDLPGVASVMSVIRPGKESHPVLAMASNRTYGLNLDAGETMQPQPFSLVGNGAGSVFKIFTTAAAMEMGMGINTQLDAPSRFEAKGLGSGGARGCPPATWCVQNAGNYRGQMSVTDALATSPNTAFAKLIAQVGVQRTVDMAVRLGLRSYALPGTARDYDPESNESLADFVKRQNIGSFTLGPIEVNALELSNVAATLASGGTWCPPNPIAEVYDRYGEPVSVTTDTCEQAVPEGLANTLAVAMSKDDTGAGTAAGAAGASGWSLPMSGKTGTTEANRSSAFLGFTNQYAAASYIYDDSTAPTELCSFPLRQCGSGNLFGGNEPARTWFTAMTPIATAFGDVTLPPTDPRYVEGGPGSKVPTVAGLKEDIARQRLREAGFQVAEQASSVNSTSSRGTVVGTSPSGQTIPGSIITIQVSNGIAPPPPPAAEPIPGLPPPPVGQQVIQIPGLPPITVPVLGPPPPPPPPPPG; from the coding sequence ATGCCGGAGCACCCCTCGGGCAGGCCGCCGCGCGCGGTGACGGTCATCAAGCTCGCCTGGTGCGTGCTACTCGCCAGCGTGCTGGCCGCCGGATTGATGTTCCCGCTCGTGGGCGGCTTCGGCTTGATCTCCAACCGTGCTTCCGACGTCGTCGCCAATGGTTCGGCCCAACTGGTCGAGGGCGAGGTCCCGCAGGTCTCGACGATGACCGACAGCAAGGGCAACGTCATCGCGTGGCTGTACAACCAGCGACGCTTCCAGGTGCCCAGCGACCAGATCGCCAACACGATGAAGCTGGCGATCGTCTCGATCGAGGACAAGAGGTTTGCCGACCACAACGGTGTCGACTGGCAGGGAACACTGACCGGCCTGTCCGGCTACCTGTCGGGGAACCTGGACACCCGCGGCGGTTCGACGATCGAACAGCAGTACGTGAAGAACTATCAGCTGTTGGTGGTCGCACAGACCGACGCCGAGAAGCGCGCCGCGATCGAGACCACCCCGGCCCGCAAGCTGCGGGAGATCCGGATGGCGCTGACGCTGGACAAGACGTTCACCAAGCCGGAGATCCTGACGCGCTACCTGAACCTGGTGTCGTTCGGCAATAACGCGTTCGGGGTGCAGGACGCGGCACAGACCTACTTCGGCATCAACGCCACGGATTTGAACTGGCAGCAGGCCGCCCTGCTCGCGGGCATGGTGCAGTCGACCAGCACGCTGAATCCCTACACCAACCCCGAGGGCGCGCTGGCCCGTCGCAACGTGGTGCTCGACACCATGATCGACAACCTGCCCGAGTACGCAGACGAGCTGCGCGTGGCCCGGCAGCAGCCGCTCGGCGTGCTGCCCCAGCCGAAGGAACTGCCGCGCGGCTGCATCGCCGCGGGCGACCGCGCGTTCTTCTGTGACTACGCGCTGGAGTACCTGGCCCGCGCCGGGATCAGCAAGGACCAGGTCGCCAAGGGCGGCTACATGATCAAGACCACGCTGGACCCGGACGTGCAGGCGACGGTGAAGAACGCGATCAACGAGTATGCGAGCCCCGATCTGCCCGGGGTCGCGAGCGTGATGAGCGTGATCCGGCCGGGCAAGGAATCCCACCCGGTGCTCGCGATGGCCAGCAACCGCACCTACGGCCTGAACCTCGATGCCGGTGAGACGATGCAGCCCCAGCCGTTCTCGCTGGTCGGCAACGGCGCCGGTTCGGTGTTCAAGATCTTCACCACCGCCGCGGCCATGGAGATGGGCATGGGCATCAACACCCAGCTCGACGCGCCCAGCCGATTCGAGGCCAAGGGCCTCGGCAGCGGCGGCGCGCGCGGGTGCCCGCCGGCGACGTGGTGCGTGCAGAACGCGGGCAACTACCGCGGTCAGATGAGTGTCACCGACGCGCTGGCCACCTCGCCGAACACCGCGTTCGCGAAGCTGATCGCCCAGGTGGGCGTGCAGCGCACCGTCGACATGGCGGTGCGGCTCGGGTTGCGGTCCTACGCGCTGCCCGGCACCGCACGCGATTACGACCCGGAGAGCAACGAGAGCCTGGCCGACTTCGTGAAGCGGCAGAACATCGGGTCGTTCACGCTGGGCCCGATCGAGGTGAACGCCCTCGAGCTGTCCAACGTCGCCGCGACGCTGGCCTCCGGCGGCACCTGGTGCCCACCGAACCCGATCGCCGAGGTCTACGACCGCTACGGCGAGCCGGTGTCGGTGACGACCGACACGTGCGAACAGGCGGTCCCCGAAGGCCTGGCCAACACGCTGGCCGTGGCGATGAGCAAGGACGACACCGGCGCGGGCACCGCCGCCGGTGCGGCAGGCGCGTCGGGGTGGTCGTTGCCGATGTCCGGCAAGACCGGCACCACCGAGGCCAACCGCTCGTCGGCGTTCCTGGGCTTCACCAACCAGTACGCCGCCGCCAGCTACATCTACGACGATTCGACGGCTCCGACCGAGCTGTGTTCGTTCCCGCTGCGCCAGTGCGGCTCCGGGAACCTGTTCGGTGGCAACGAGCCGGCCCGCACGTGGTTCACCGCGATGACTCCGATCGCCACCGCGTTCGGTGACGTCACGTTGCCCCCGACGGATCCGCGCTACGTCGAGGGCGGCCCGGGTTCGAAGGTGCCGACCGTCGCCGGGCTCAAGGAGGACATCGCGCGGCAGCGCCTGCGCGAGGCCGGTTTCCAGGTCGCCGAGCAGGCGTCGTCGGTGAACAGCACGTCGTCTCGCGGCACGGTCGTGGGCACCTCGCCGAGCGGGCAGACCATTCCGGGCTCGATCATCACGATCCAGGTGTCCAACGGGATCGCGCCTCCGCCGCCCCCGGCCGCGGAACCGATCCCCGGCCTGCCGCCGCCACCGGTCGGACAGCAGGTGATCCAGATCCCGGGTCTGCCGCCGATCACGGTGCCGGTTCTCGGCCCGCCTCCGCCTCCCCCGCCGCCACCGCCGGGCTGA
- a CDS encoding metallophosphoesterase produces MPAASPGTILKTTAAASVGTLVAGIGYASLIERNAFVVREATMPVLSPGSSPLKVLHISDIHMRPAQRRKQDWLRELAGWEPDLVVNTGDNLAHPKAVPAVVQALGDLLSVPGVFVFGSNDYFAPKLKNPANYLTKPTHRIHGEPLPWQDLRAAFTERGWLDMTHTRREFEVNGLHIAAAGVDDPHLARDRYETIAGPASPAANLTLGLTHSPEPRVLDRFAADGYQLVMAGHTHGGQLCLPFYGAIVTNCDLDRSRAKGPSRWGARTQLHVSAGIGTSPFAPLRFCCRPEATLLTLVAAPTGGSDAGARAGQSSPTVSAR; encoded by the coding sequence ATGCCTGCCGCTTCACCGGGAACGATCCTCAAGACCACGGCTGCCGCGTCGGTCGGCACCCTCGTCGCCGGCATCGGGTATGCGTCGCTGATCGAGCGCAACGCGTTCGTCGTCCGCGAAGCCACGATGCCGGTGCTGTCCCCCGGGTCGTCGCCGTTGAAGGTGTTGCACATCAGCGACATCCACATGCGTCCGGCGCAGCGCCGCAAGCAGGACTGGCTGCGCGAGCTGGCGGGCTGGGAGCCGGATCTGGTCGTCAACACCGGCGACAACCTGGCCCACCCGAAAGCGGTGCCGGCCGTCGTGCAGGCCCTCGGTGACCTGTTGTCGGTGCCCGGCGTCTTCGTGTTCGGCAGCAACGACTACTTCGCGCCGAAGCTGAAGAACCCGGCCAACTATCTGACCAAGCCCACCCACCGCATCCACGGCGAGCCGCTGCCCTGGCAGGACCTGCGCGCGGCGTTCACCGAGCGCGGCTGGCTGGACATGACGCACACGCGCCGCGAGTTCGAGGTGAACGGCCTGCACATCGCCGCTGCCGGCGTCGACGACCCGCACCTGGCCCGCGACCGCTACGAGACCATCGCCGGGCCGGCGAGCCCGGCGGCCAACCTGACGCTGGGCCTGACCCACTCGCCGGAGCCGCGGGTGCTGGACCGGTTCGCCGCAGACGGCTACCAGCTGGTGATGGCCGGGCACACCCACGGCGGCCAGCTGTGCCTGCCGTTCTACGGGGCGATCGTCACCAACTGCGACCTCGACCGGTCCCGGGCCAAGGGCCCGTCGCGATGGGGTGCGCGCACCCAGCTGCACGTGTCGGCGGGCATCGGCACGTCGCCGTTCGCTCCGCTGCGGTTCTGCTGCCGGCCCGAGGCGACGTTGCTGACGCTGGTGGCGGCGCCGACCGGCGGTTCCGACGCGGGAGCGAGGGCCGGTCAGTCGAGCCCGACCGTATCGGCGCGGTGA
- a CDS encoding PLP-dependent cysteine synthase family protein, whose translation MSPSGPCRQSRAWVDNAVRLIEADAHRSADTHLLRYPLPASWSAGVSLYLKDETTHITGSLKHRLARSLFLYALCNGWIGEDTTVIEASSGSTAVSEAYFAAMLGLPFIAVMTASTSASKIALIESQGGRCHFVDEAAQVYDEAHRLAEETGGHYLDQFTNAERATDWRGNNNIAESIFEQMEQESHPVPDWIVVGAGTGGTSATIGRYIRYRRHPTRLCVVDPENSAFYPSYVSGQDVVTGASSRIEGIGRPRVEPSFLPGVVDRMVAVPDSASVAAAHHVSRVLGRRVGPSTGTNIWGAFALLAEMVADGRRGSVVTLLADSGDRYADTYFCAEWLTSHGIEPAESADVLAEFERSGRWR comes from the coding sequence GTGAGCCCGTCGGGCCCGTGTCGTCAGTCGCGGGCATGGGTGGACAACGCGGTCCGGCTGATCGAGGCCGACGCGCACCGCAGCGCTGACACGCATCTGCTGCGCTACCCGCTGCCCGCGAGTTGGTCGGCCGGCGTCTCGTTGTATCTGAAGGACGAGACCACCCACATCACGGGCAGTCTCAAGCACCGGCTGGCGCGGTCGCTGTTCCTGTACGCGCTGTGCAACGGGTGGATCGGCGAGGACACGACGGTGATCGAGGCCTCGTCGGGGTCGACGGCGGTGTCGGAGGCCTACTTCGCGGCGATGCTGGGGTTGCCGTTCATCGCGGTGATGACGGCGTCGACGAGTGCGTCGAAGATCGCGTTGATCGAATCCCAGGGCGGCCGTTGCCATTTCGTCGACGAGGCGGCGCAGGTGTACGACGAGGCGCACCGGCTGGCCGAGGAGACCGGCGGGCACTACCTGGACCAGTTCACCAATGCCGAGCGCGCCACGGACTGGCGGGGCAACAACAACATCGCCGAGTCGATCTTCGAGCAGATGGAGCAGGAGAGCCACCCGGTGCCGGACTGGATCGTCGTCGGGGCGGGCACGGGCGGCACCAGCGCGACGATCGGCCGCTACATCCGCTACCGGCGGCACCCCACCCGGTTGTGTGTGGTGGACCCGGAGAACTCGGCGTTCTACCCGTCCTACGTCAGCGGGCAGGACGTGGTGACCGGCGCGTCGTCCCGGATCGAGGGGATCGGGCGTCCGCGCGTGGAGCCGTCGTTCCTGCCCGGCGTGGTGGACCGGATGGTGGCGGTGCCCGACAGCGCGTCGGTAGCGGCCGCGCATCACGTCAGTAGGGTGCTGGGGCGGCGGGTTGGACCGTCGACGGGGACGAATATCTGGGGTGCGTTCGCGCTGCTGGCGGAGATGGTGGCCGACGGCCGCCGCGGGTCGGTGGTCACGCTGCTGGCCGACAGCGGAGACCGCTACGCCGACACTTACTTCTGCGCCGAGTGGCTCACCAGCCACGGCATCGAACCGGCGGAATCGGCCGACGTACTGGCCGAATTCGAACGGTCCGGCCGCTGGCGCTGA
- a CDS encoding MarR family transcriptional regulator, producing the protein MESRAGVLSSSTPPDSETRLGEQLSFALYGAANRMVRLHKPFLEPLGLTFPQYLAILALLDGAPQTVGALGARLDMDTGTITPLVKRLEAAGMVSRVRDRTDERRVLVDLTAASRAIESEVRGVTDKIKSACQLDDAGLRDLRRTLEGLAYPAVD; encoded by the coding sequence ATGGAATCGCGCGCTGGAGTTCTGTCCTCGTCGACGCCGCCCGACTCGGAAACTCGACTGGGCGAGCAATTGTCGTTCGCGCTCTACGGAGCAGCGAACCGGATGGTCCGCCTGCACAAGCCATTCCTCGAACCGCTGGGACTGACCTTTCCGCAGTACCTGGCCATCCTGGCGCTGCTCGACGGCGCACCTCAGACCGTCGGTGCGCTCGGTGCACGCTTGGACATGGACACAGGCACGATCACCCCCCTGGTGAAGCGCTTGGAGGCCGCCGGAATGGTCTCGCGCGTCCGAGATCGCACCGACGAGCGACGGGTGCTGGTCGATCTGACCGCTGCCAGTCGCGCCATCGAGTCGGAGGTCCGCGGCGTCACCGACAAGATCAAGTCCGCATGCCAACTGGACGATGCCGGCCTCCGCGACCTTCGGCGCACGCTCGAGGGTCTCGCGTACCCCGCCGTCGACTGA
- a CDS encoding TIGR03620 family F420-dependent LLM class oxidoreductase translates to MANKPGSVDFPSKVGVFWNSEPWPIREAQNMAREIEALGYGSLFMPEGNGKDVMIESAALLGATERLVVGTGIANIHVRLPTAAESGARMLTALHPGRFVLGLGVSHAPFVEGSLGGAYRKPLAMMRAYLDGMSSVPAELESGSRPTRLLAALGPKMIELSGERADGAHPYLVLPEQTRNTRAILGEDPWIVTEQAVAIGGSPDDQLRRAHSHLDLYTRLDNYRNSWLRQGFDETDLVIGGSERLARALVGMGSAEQAAASVTAHLDAGADHVVVQVAVDAPTDDPLPNLRALAAALGL, encoded by the coding sequence ATGGCGAACAAGCCTGGCTCCGTTGATTTTCCGTCGAAGGTCGGCGTGTTCTGGAACAGCGAGCCCTGGCCTATCCGCGAGGCGCAGAACATGGCTCGCGAGATCGAGGCGCTCGGATACGGGTCGTTGTTCATGCCCGAGGGCAACGGCAAGGACGTGATGATCGAATCCGCAGCCTTGCTGGGCGCCACCGAGCGCTTGGTGGTCGGTACCGGCATCGCCAACATCCACGTCCGATTGCCGACGGCGGCCGAAAGTGGCGCCCGGATGCTCACCGCCCTGCACCCGGGACGGTTCGTCCTCGGCCTGGGCGTCAGTCACGCCCCGTTCGTCGAAGGCTCCCTCGGCGGCGCGTACCGCAAGCCGCTGGCCATGATGCGCGCTTATCTGGACGGCATGAGTTCGGTGCCGGCCGAGCTCGAGTCCGGGTCGCGGCCGACGCGTCTGCTGGCGGCACTGGGTCCCAAGATGATCGAACTCTCCGGCGAGCGTGCTGACGGCGCCCATCCGTATCTGGTGCTGCCCGAACAGACGCGAAACACCCGCGCCATCCTCGGCGAGGACCCCTGGATCGTCACCGAACAGGCAGTTGCCATCGGTGGCAGCCCTGACGATCAACTGCGTCGTGCCCACAGCCACTTGGACCTCTACACGCGGCTGGACAACTACCGGAACTCCTGGCTGCGACAGGGTTTCGACGAGACCGACCTGGTGATCGGCGGGTCCGAACGACTGGCTCGCGCGCTGGTCGGGATGGGATCGGCCGAACAGGCGGCCGCCTCCGTCACCGCGCATCTGGACGCCGGCGCAGACCACGTGGTCGTGCAGGTCGCCGTCGACGCCCCGACCGACGACCCGCTGCCGAACCTGCGGGCGCTTGCAGCGGCATTGGGCCTGTGA
- a CDS encoding MFS transporter, with product MTGTDPLAAPRAAHRLRWVLLTLCVTEITSWGVLYYAFTVLSDEISADTGWSAPAVTAAFSTGLVTSALVGIPVGRWLDRVGPRWIMTAGSALGAGSVLAVASAPNYGWFVAAWVLAGVAMSAVFYAPAFAALTRFFATDAVRALTVLTLVAGFASTVFAPLTAALSAQLDWRQTYLVLAAVLAVITVPAHFFGLRRPWPPVTTEHHVEAPTRTARSGSFLALVAAFALSGLASYAVIANLVPLMGQRGISTGAAAVALGLGGAGQVLGRLGYQALVRRVGVVPRTVGIMAGVAVTTALLGMFSSYAALLVVAIGAGVMRGIMTLLQATAVTERWGPTHYGRLSALLNAPIMIATAVGPFVGAALASLLGGYSAMFVALGAVATVGALLAAVSRPRTDPQPAAAESGV from the coding sequence ATGACCGGGACTGATCCTCTCGCGGCACCCCGCGCAGCGCACCGGCTGCGCTGGGTGCTGCTCACCCTGTGCGTCACCGAAATCACCAGCTGGGGCGTCCTCTACTACGCGTTCACCGTGCTGTCCGATGAGATCAGCGCTGACACGGGCTGGTCGGCGCCGGCGGTGACCGCGGCGTTCTCGACGGGTTTGGTGACCTCAGCCCTGGTAGGGATCCCCGTCGGGCGATGGTTGGACCGTGTCGGTCCGCGTTGGATCATGACGGCCGGTTCGGCCCTGGGTGCCGGGTCGGTGCTGGCCGTGGCGTCCGCCCCGAACTACGGCTGGTTCGTGGCAGCCTGGGTTCTCGCCGGGGTAGCGATGAGCGCCGTGTTCTACGCACCCGCGTTCGCGGCGCTGACCCGGTTCTTCGCCACCGACGCGGTGCGCGCGTTGACGGTGTTGACGCTGGTCGCGGGATTCGCCAGCACGGTGTTCGCGCCGCTGACCGCCGCGCTGTCGGCGCAATTGGACTGGCGACAAACCTATTTGGTGCTGGCTGCGGTCTTGGCCGTGATCACGGTTCCGGCGCACTTCTTCGGGCTGCGGCGCCCGTGGCCGCCGGTGACCACCGAGCACCACGTCGAAGCGCCGACGCGAACGGCGCGCAGCGGGTCGTTCCTGGCGCTGGTGGCCGCATTCGCGCTGTCCGGGTTGGCGTCGTATGCGGTGATAGCGAACCTGGTGCCGTTGATGGGCCAACGCGGCATCAGTACCGGGGCTGCGGCCGTCGCACTCGGCCTTGGCGGTGCCGGACAGGTCCTCGGCCGCCTCGGCTATCAAGCTCTGGTCCGTCGGGTCGGCGTCGTGCCCCGCACCGTCGGCATCATGGCCGGTGTCGCTGTCACCACCGCGCTCCTCGGGATGTTCAGCAGCTACGCCGCGTTGCTGGTCGTGGCCATCGGTGCCGGCGTGATGCGCGGCATCATGACGCTGCTGCAAGCCACCGCCGTCACGGAGCGTTGGGGCCCAACCCATTACGGTCGCCTCAGCGCACTCTTGAACGCACCGATCATGATCGCCACCGCCGTCGGCCCGTTCGTCGGCGCCGCGCTGGCCAGCCTGCTCGGCGGGTACTCCGCGATGTTCGTTGCGTTGGGGGCGGTCGCTACCGTGGGGGCGTTACTGGCGGCGGTGTCGCGGCCGCGCACCGACCCTCAGCCGGCCGCCGCTGAGTCCGGTGTGTAG